TAGCCCTCTTGTAATGGAGCTTCATCAATCTCATCATAAACTGCTTCATCATCAaggtaatttaattaatttatcattaTTTAATGGGTTTATTTGACTATAGCTATAACACAAAGTaaatctaattatttttttccccAAATTTTCAGCTGCCATGCACGTAGAGTCTTATGTTCCCCAAATTTTAATTCGGggcaaatttcaaaaaattagaagttcgtgtatttttttttaccaagaAATAAAGTTggtaaaaaatcataatttaattgtTAGGTTCTTGATACTATTGTTTCGTAcaagttaattaaattaaattatgtagTCTTGAATTTTTTaccttattcttaattttcactcTCCTTAAGAAATATTGATATATAGTATTAAATTTTCTAGCTCTGtctaattaagtattttattcATCATTAGAGGTTTTGGctattttatgaaatttcaaaaaactgatgattaattaattaatttattaatgcaGAGAGAAGTGGGAAATCAGTGGAATTCTACGATTTTCTCCAAGTGAATACAGATTCAAACAGAAGTAGTGAAGTGATAGATGATGATGCAATTAGGAGAAGAGataatgaagaagaagaagtggaTCAACAATCTGTTTATCATTCTATTAATCAAACAAACAACAATTCTCCATCATCTCTACCCTTTATAGATTTCTTATCGTTGGGAAATAACCCTACTTAATTAATTCCTTTTGATCAATgaagaaaaggaaaattaaatgatattataaGTTTGTTGTAGACTTAGTTGTgttaatgtgtgtgtgtgtatatatatatataataggagGTTCAAATGATCAGAATCTCTATTTTTTTCGTTGGAACGCGAGAACATTGCACTAAACGTATAGAGCCATTGCATTCGCCGTGAAACTAAATGCACTTTAAACTAATGAAGAAAATCAAGATGAACATTTAAGTAGGGCAAAAAGAGAAAAGATTAAGCCTCTTGCACCAGATTTTCATAGTAAAGATACATTAATCAGATCGAACAAATTCACTAAAACATCGATCGTTCTATCATCAGATTTGGTTTTTGAAAAATACAACTTATACAAGACAATCAAAATTGGAATAAGCAGCCATTTTCACAAGCTGTTAGAACTCAGACAAcctagaaaaaaaattatcacacACATCATGTACAAGACTGAAAAAACTTCCTCTCCACCCCCACTAGCTTAACGAAAAcgcgaaaaataaagaaaacccTACTGATGCATAAACGCAAAGTCGCTGTGGACCTAAATACAGCTTCACCATAGGTACGGGAAGATCCGTTTGTCCTTCCAGTTAGGCAGCGACGTGGGAATCACAATCTAGTCGGAGGGCGAGTCAAGAGTCTGGTTGGCACTGTTCTAGTGATTCCATGGTCGAGCTCGTGCATGTGCCACCAGAAACCTTCAGAATCAATGGTTTATCAAGTAGTGTATTCTTCACGATGATATCGGTTCATATGGATATTGTAACCATGGATCTTTTAAGGCCTCAGCTGCAGAAGGCCGCTTCGTTGGGTTGGCTTCTAGCAGATGAGAAACAAAGTCGATGAAGCCTTGGTCCCCCATTGGTAAGCGATGTCTCAAAGATGACTTCTTGGGTATCAGATATTCGAGCCTGTTCGTCTCCTGAGCAAGATAAGAGAGACTATACGTAAGATGGGTGGAAGAGGACCGAGACACTGATGTTTAAAGTGTAAATCGTTGGAAAAGAAGACGATTTCAGCCGCCTATCCGAGTGAAGAGAGCAGACTCGTGTATTTCCATCGTGCAAATCAAGAATCATCTCAAGGCATATTGATTGAGAAAGCAGAAGCTAGACTAATTaaacccacccacccacccaccccgaCTATATATAGAATGAGGAAAGAGATGCAGAGCATGTAACAACATTAGAACCAAAGAAAGAATGTCGGAATTCAGCAAGTGGTAAGACAAATAAATGTTCTATATGTCAAAAACTTGTAATGTTACTTAATATTCATTCTGGGGTGATAATAATGGTATGCAGATTGCGTAGATATGAAACTTATACCTGATTTCTTTCATAAAGCATGTGATTTTTGGTGAAATATTTGTACGAATCTCGTCCTTTAGCAAGCATCCCTTGCTCAATTGGGCCTATGATTCCAATTACTCGAGCAAGTAAAGTGGCAGGAGAATCATTTTGAAAGAGCACCTGTATTCATACGAGCTTCAAAAGTGCAACAAGGAATAGACAGAAACTAAAAAGGATATAAAATAGTAGGGGAAAAGAATGCTGGGATCTATCGATGAACTCAGAGAACTATGTACTAGAAGAAACTTACATTGCCCGTGCAAAGTTCAGCCAAGATGCAACCAAGTGACCATATATCGATCTTTTTGTCATATGGAAGTCCCAAAATAACCTCAGGTGCACGGTATGACCTAGATTGAACATAAGAACAGAGATGATCCGTTTCAAAGCAACTACTTCCTAGATCAATGACCTTCACCTCACACCTACTGTAACTTTTCACCAATATATTCTCGGGCTTGAGGTCACAATGTATGAGGCCGAGACTGTGTAAAAATTGAAGTGCTTCCAGGACCTGAATAGTGATAGACTGGCAAATCAAAAGAGTAAGGTCAGAAGTCGATGTTGTGATAATGTATCGGCATTAAAGACATTTGCAACATGAACCTGAAGTCTTGGCATCGTAAAGTAGACTTCTCCACCAGATTCTCTATTATATTTATGGAACTCGTACAAGTTTGCTTTGAGCAATTCACAAACAATCAACAAATGCTCCTGCAAATGAGAAAACAGGCTAATTTAAGCAGAATGTCACCCAAACATCAAATGCACTGATTTCAAATGTACAGATATAAAGCCTTGCAAAATAAGAACCATAGAATGTGAATGTAGGGTATCGGAGCTGGACATCTATGAATCAGAGGTTTGTTTCGACATGCAAAGATGCATGTCTTCAGGAGGTGAATATAACCACTGTCGGGTTGGTGCTAATTTGGAAGGATCGTATCTACCATGCAAACTCATTTTGTTAGATAAACATGAGCTGAATTtcagaaaattaaattttgtttcACGAGCTAAATTTCCCCTTATCAACATGGTGTAATCTGGAAATTCACATCAGAAGCCTACTGTTAAAGAGAATGGTCAATTTGTCACAATTTCCAAGGACAGAAAGTAAACTAAATGAGGGCGGAATCTAGCAGACTTTTCATCCCATTGGCTTTTAGTAAATATGCAGTGAAAGGCACATTTCTTAGTCAATCAAGGTGAAAGGATATTTCATACTGGCTAAAGTGACTGACGAAATGCCCACTTACCCGATAATAGAAATAATCGTACAACCGGAGAAGATGGTACTTGTCGCCAGGATCATGTTTGTTCACATACTTGAGCAGCTTTATTTCATCAAGGCTCTGATCGAAAAAATCTTTATTGTTCTTTATTATCTTCACACAAACATCCATGCCAGAGTGCAGATCATGGGCCTGAACAGCTTTGCTGAATGCAGCTGATCCAAGATACTCGGTGACATGATAGCGACCAGCAATGACTGAATTCAGAACGACATGGAAATTTTTGTCCTCTTCAAAACCAGTCCTGAACGATAAACATTTGCAAGATTAAGGAAACACATCCAGAAGTTGGATGTAGCAAAGCTAAAAGGTTAGCACGTGGTGTATCTTCATTtagaaatgtgaaaaaatggAACACCGATTTTCTTTGTCCCCATACAACCAACATACTGGACTCCCAATAGAACACTTTTTCTGCCCAATTTTTGGTCTAATCAAATTGTACAAGCTAATTGATGACTCAGAAATTTGTTTCAGATAATAAATGACAAAAAGGTACAAAGAATTTACAATGAAAGTGAACAAAAGCTACCTTTATTGGAAAAGGTACACGTATTGTGATACAGATACTGTGTATGTAAGATATTGTAGCTTCATCCACTAATCTTAGCATCATAAAGACAGTCTCCATTTCAAACCAAACTAGTTAAACTGAGACCAGAATTAAGCTAGCCAAGGGAATAGTGTTAACTTAAGGTTTGTGCTACGAGTATTATCTTCAGATAAAAGCTTTATGATAAAATCTAGCAATCAAATTCAGGTTAAAACTTATCTACATAATATTATGATATCACATATTGAAGAAGTGCATACCTGTTTTTCCTGTGGACAATCTTCAAGTTGAAGGTTTCAAATTCATCCTCTTGGGCTTTGATCTGTTTCACTTGCTCTTGTACAGCAGCAGCTTCTTCGTCTTCTATTGATGCCCCGGGATCTTCTGCTCTTTCACCTGCTGCTTTTAGATCCGCTTCTTTCTTTGCACATTCCCTCTCGATATAGCCATAATTTGAAAAAGACGATGGACTGGAATTTGCCGATTCCCCAGCATTGGCATATTTTTCGTCCCTTGAACTACCCACCGGTGATGAGTCGTTGCTTTTGCGCCTCCATGATGCAATCATGTCATCATTAGCCAATACCAAATCACTGGCTCCATCACTGACGATGGTGTTGGCCTTGTTTGACCACAAAGACTTGTTTGGGCTTGTTTGGGCCAACTGCCTATCTCTAGGAGGAGGAAATAAGAAACCCCCATCCTTGTAATTCTTGGCCTGTGTATATGCACCTCTATCGTGATTCAACGTATAATTATCAGAATTATGTCTCCTTATTCTATTTTTGTTGTACTTGGATCCCTCACAAGTATTACTATCTAACTCATGCTGTGGGTATCCTGCACCACTAGCACTAGCTTCGTCATACTCTAAGTCCCCTTCACTACTACCTCCAATTAAACTTTCTCTTACCTCACTGCCTATATCAGCAGCATCACTGTTGATTCCAACACCAATAGATCTAACTGAACCATGTGGATCATCATCCATGCAGATATCATCAGGAAGCAGTCTCCCACGGTCCCTCATCACCTTCCCGTTCCCTAAGAGGTCATTGGGCTGAGAGACCAAGCCCTTCCAGACAGGCTCTGCACGCATCAAATTCAGCTCCTCTTCATCCATCAACTGTCCATCATATTGGCTGGTCACCTTATTTTGATTTCTCCTGTAAACTTTTGAGCCAGATACGCCTACAGGGTTCTCTGAAGATACAACTGAATCAACGTTTTTTGACTGGAAATATTGTTCCCTGGAAAGGTAAGAATCCTCATCGGCAAACGACtgttcatcttcatcatctttgTTCTGTTCCGTTTCTAGTGGGTCTTGGATGCTCCCATGCCCAGTCCCCTTCTCATTGTCACTAGGGTAGTCGACTTCATGCGCCAGAAACCAGGTTTCATCTTCGATAGGTTGTCTCATATaaccaacatcatcatcatcttcatatTCATCAGAATCCCAGTACTCATTAGGGTAGTCAATGGATTCACTCAATCCATCACCTATAGTTGCAAAACCAGAAACAAGATCAGTGGTACCCTCAGCAATACCCTGACTCACAGAGAGCCAACTGCCTCCTGTCGACCTTTTTCCTATGTATCATTACCATAAAAGTTAATAATTCATTGAAAATGTGAGAGCCCAggtataaaaacaaaaaatcaaagcCATAAACCACTCATCAGTTGTTTTATGTGAGTTCAGTGCAAACTTGAAAAGAGCCAAAAACAAGTGAGAAGGAAAGTAAGTAGGTAATGAGGCTTATAGCATTCAACGATTTGCTCTCAATTGATCTCCCAGACTAATGTAAAATATAACCAGAAAAGGACACTTGCTTTTTTTGGCCTATTATTCCTTCAGCAACAAATATGACAAGGTTAAtacagaaaaaagaagaaacgTATTTTATGAATGCAATGGAGTGAGCTTTGATAGGAACATATTGCTTCAATAGTATCAGAATCTTTAGTATTTCACATACTGCAAGTTTTAGGCAAAGTTGGTGGGTTTCCATGTTATCTGTGAGTATATGAGTGGTCCATTTGGTAAATGTTACCAACTTAATGAAATGAGGGTTTAATAGTTCTTCAATATACTCATGAACCACATGCATATAATTTTCTGAATGCCTAGATTCTGTTACATTTTATAATACATTAGAAAGGTAAATACAGATACTACCAGAAATACAAAATATCATTTGCAGCCTCGTCACTAATGTATAAATTCGtagatgtgtgtgtgtggtggggggggggggggggtgttgcAAGTCAACAATTAAGTTCAGAGGAGAAGACCTGAATTATTAATATCTCGACCAATAGGTACATCCAAAAATGCCCCAATGAGATATGTATCGTCAGTATCCAAAACCTTTGGACCAAGTCCGTCGCGTTCATACTTTTCCTCCCAGTGAGTATTGAAAGACTTGTCTTCAGACTTAAGCCTAACAGGTGGCAACCTTGGTAACTCTTCCTTTTGATTCTCCGTTGCAAGAGGAAAATCTAAATCACCAAAAACCTTTGGCTCAACTCCATGAGCCTTCTGCAAGTATAGAGCTCTTCCCACCTCATCCACTTGCTCTTTTACACTTACCCTAATATCATAGGGATCTCTTTTCTTTTTGCCCTGTGTTTTATTAGTATTGGAAGAAGCACTCCCATGACTGGTCGAAGTGTCTTCCCCCGAGAAGGGGGGAAAAACATTTTTTAGTGAGCAGTCTTTCCAGAGATCTAAAGACGGGCGTACAGATGCATTACTTATGGAATCAGCAAGCTCATCTTTAGAAGACGCACCACTTATCTTTCTCCGTGGACCGACTTCCTTAAGCTCGTTCTTCTCATTCTTTGGTTCATCACCAGCCTTGCTAGTACCAACTGGCCAAGACATTCTCCTTTCACAAGGAAAACTAACATCTTCCCCATATTTTGAAGAATCCTTACCATGATCAAGGTCCTCAGCTGAAAACAACGCCTTTCTAGAAACCTCAAAACCCAAAAAGTCGTTGGGACCAGCACTGCCGTCATCATGCTCATTAGAAGTCACAGGCCCATTGCTCGTACTGTATTTCCATGGATACAAATCAAGAACAGTATCTGAAGTCTTAGAGACGGTGAAGCTTTTATCACTTGTTCCCACACTCGCATTGACCATGCTCTGCTCCCCAATAGTGCCACAGCTTTTCCACTTCCGCTCCGACTCATATCTCCCAGCTTCACACTCTACCTCTTTGACAATAAGCTCCTTAGAAGCCTCAGCACTACTTGACTCACTAAGAGCTCGCCCGCTATCCCTCATTTGTTGATCTTCTCCCAATAATTTCGCTCCATTAACTTCTTCCCTCAGCCTACTACCACTCGACTCCTTACTATCAAGCTTAAGCTTGTCCATTACCCCATTCAAGTCGGGCCTGCTACCCAATTCACATTTCAAAGCAGCCTCTGCATTTGTAAAGTTGTTCCTCCTCAGGAACTCCAGAATATCGTCTACGGGAGTCGAATCAGCCATTTACATACAATCTGCCGCTAAGCAACCATGTACTAAAAGTAACACGAGTAAACCTAACAAACAACCGAAACCGAAGAAACAATTAGTTTTTACATCACATTTCAGCTATCACGCACCACTTTTGTAAATACAAGacaaatatttattcattcctTGCATCTCAAAAGCCCCAAAACCGAATACAACAAAAAAAGGGgtgaaaaaattaattcatcatTGAATGCGGAGCTACAAATGGCATTTACAAGAATCCCTCCATGAAACAATACACACGTTCACATCATAAAAGAAAACAATTTCTCTCTTCACATACAAAACCCCCCACGAAATTTATCAAAGATCTGCGCTTTAACCGAAACCCTAAAAACGCAAGAATACTTATTCAAGGAATTAAACAATACGCCCCAAATCATTGCGACAGCGAAACCCATTCAACACAACAGGAAAAACCAGAATCATCAAATGGAGCTAAAATGAGTGGGAAAAGGAAGCTTACAGATCGAAGAAAATGGTGATTGAGGAGCCAAACACGGCGCTCTCGAATGCAAATGAACATTAAACACTTTCACTTCTGGTTTTTGCAACAATTATAGAACATTGTTGCTAGATTTCTGGCATTGTGCCTCTTTCCGCCGGAAAATCAATCTTCATATATGATAGTATGATAATAATGTATGTATTTTGTATGCATATTTCAGGTATGTAGGCTTGTGATTAGATACAGAAAATGAGCAAACAGACAACAAATATTAATGGCAAATGTTTGATTAATTCTATAATTTTTTGTGTAAGGATTATCTGTATATCCACATGGTCGAGGGCTTTGGATTGTAGCTAATTTACTAATTTGCCCTCGTGGTGTTGTGGACTGAGAGTGGAGGAGAATATTCGAATATGAAGGGCAATTGtgagaaataataaaaaagttcAAATAatgacttttttttatataataaggATGGATATTTATGGTTTTAGCTAGTTATTTTGGCATTCGATTTATTGTGTGGGCTCatggtttatttatttatgatcataataaatattcatCTACTACTTTTAGGTGGCTCATATGGAtaggttttattttggaaaattaaaatttaaaattattaatatttttataattacatcacaatttaaaaaaataatcttctTCAATGCAAAATCCATCAGGAAATATTACCAAAAATTAGGAAATACTAGCTCTCCTCATCATTCAATACGACAATACCCCAATATGTATTTGTGTAGTAAAGGAGCATAGTAAATATCAATATCATCTCGTTATTTTTCCTCTTGtcataactaaataaaaatgcatCATAAATTTGTTGAATTAGACATATGATAAATGGACTGGGAAAATAGTCAAATTACACACAAGCAATCCAATAATttcgtaataataataataataataataataataataataataataataataataataataataataataataataataataataataataaaaaagataaataatggAGCTGGGCCTTATTTTTGTATTGGGCTGTAATTTTACGAAGAAGCCCAGTTGGTCTATGTAGTATGTTAGTTGGTAAATGCTtcacatattttattaattaattacaattaATCAATTCTTTTCTTCCttaaatttgaaagaaaatgtAAACTAGACctcaaagaaataaaaacaaCATAAAGAAGTCAAAAATAAGATCAAGATGACAAAAGTATTGAAAATAAGCTCATCCAAATAGTCAATTCAACAATCTTTAAATTCATAAGGCAATGTAGTAATACAACAATTAAAATTATGGGATAACACGGCGTCTGGCCCATTTGGCTCTCCCATTTGCCTGAAAATTGATAAAATGTGACTATTAAAGAAAAAGATATTTTAATATTCAAATATAACAAAAACACGTCAAGTTTAAATAGGAAGACTAACCTGGAAGGCAAGTTGCCGAGTGACTTAAGCTCAAAAAGAAGAATCGACGATGAGTTTAAAGGAAAACTTGTCTTTTAATTGATTGGCACAAGCGACAACCGAGGGATTACACTCGACTAATTCAATTTCTATGATCCAAGAATGATCATACGGTAAATCGAGTTGTTGTAATTTGTAGCAATGCTTCATGCTTAGTGTGCAAAGCATCGGGAGGCTTCCACGTTGGGGTTTCCATTGCACCAAATCAGTGTCCTCAATTTGAAGTTTAAGAAGTTTCAAAAAACTCCCTGATTTTATTTCCCACTCTGGGCCTCGGAAGGCATAGCATTCTAATTCGAGAAGCTCGAGATTTGGCAGCAACGAACCAATGTCATTCATGTACTTCCAAGGATACCCCAACCCACCCAAATATAACTCTTTGAGACTTGATGGAAACATTGAAAGAGGAATAGTATTACACTCATACTTTATCTCGGGATTCGTGATGCTGTATCTAAGTGAGACCAAATTCTGGAGTTGTGATACATAACTTAAGCAACTCAATGGGTTgctttcatcatcatcataaggCTTCAACTCCACATCAATTCCTAAATGCGTCAAATTAGGAATTCTTTTGAGAACTTCTCTTGTACAGCTATTTACACTCACAGCAACAAGTCTAGTGAGTTTGTTCAAGGTAGCATCAGAATTAGGGGTTGCTAGGTCGCTACCCGGTAGCTCTAAATGTTGTAGTTCTCGCATGTCCCAAATTTGCACAGGCATATATGACTGAACTCCACGCTTTCTAATGTTCATATGTCTACCCTTAACTAAGACTTGAAGGTAAAAAAGGTTGGATATGGAAGGAGGGAGGTCCCTATTGCAAGTTAGGTGAAGGTACTGTAGACAAACAAGTTCCAAAATTTCAATTGGGAAATGATATAATCAGACATTTCTAGCATACAGTACCCTGAGCAACTTGAAACCCATGGCATGTATTGGGATTGGATATGGATGATAAGGGCCATAAAGAAGGAGAGAACGGACAGTGGATGCACAATCACTTTTTATTGAATCACACACTTGGTTGAAGCATAATAAACTGTTCCAATGGGCACACAACCGACGCTGGTCTTTTATAACATCATCACAACTTTGTAAGACATGCAAAAATTTGATCCTACTAGCTTCTTCCTTACATAAGTGCTGCCAGCAAGAATGCACGCGATGCCTGTTAGCTGATAACCAAGAATCTGGTGTGTTGAGAACAAGATGGTACCACATACAAAGATTTTCCAAGTATGTACTGGAAAAAGCCACAAAACTGTCTTCTCCAGTTGGTTCAAGAAACCCCTCAGCACTCAACAGACTATTGATCAGGATTCGAATGATACCAACATATGGAGGGAAAGCTCCCATATATAGGAAAAACATTTTTAAATGTTGGGGTAAGTAGTCATAGCTTGGGAAAAGTACCtctgatatttgattatatgcatCCTCGAAAAGTGAGTTGTGTTGTTTGTAGGCTACCACTGTCCAGTATTCTGGGGTCTTGTCGGCTTTTGATAGGAGCTCTGCAACCGTGACTATCATAAGGGGAAGGCCTTCACATTTCTTGGCAATCTTCTCTCCCAGTTTCTCAAGTTGAGAAGGGAAACCCTCTTCACCAAATACCTTCTCACCAAGTAGCTCCTTACTTTCTTCCTCATTCAACAAGCGTACTCTTTCGTACGCATCCTCCGTGTATACTATGTGTTGTCTACTTGTAAGTAAGAATCGAATAGTTCCAACAATATTCTTTTCTTGCAAGCAACTTGTCAAGCGATTTGTTACTTGTATctcccaaacatcatccaacacGATGAGGCATTTCTTATCCTTTAATCTGTCTGTCAAGAGTCCAACTAATTCCTCATCATCTCCTTGGGTAAGCATTTGGTAAGCATTGGGATCCACTTGAGCTAGAATGCATCGCAATAGTTCATCAGATTCGCATTTTCTGCCCACTTTGACCCATGCTCGAAGCTCAAAATGGCTCCGAATTGATGGATCTTCAAAAATATGTTTAGCAAGAGTTGTCTTTCCAACGCCAGCCATGCCAATAATCGAATAGGGTTCGTAGTTATTTTCTTGAAGAAGATAATCTCTGGCCTTTTCAAAATAGCGAGAAAATCCAACCATCTTTGACTTGATTCCACCAAAATCAATTCTTGAGGAAATAGGCAGgccttcttcttcagccatattcttcatttctttagtGTACTCCACCTTCATCATCTTCACCGTCATGGCGAAGCAATCAACATGGTGTTGCAGACTCTGCAGATCTATAAAGAATGACAAGGGGCCTATCGAGCTTTCGAGTTGTGGAAGAATCTGATGTAAGACATGGGATTCGAGTAAATCTTCAAATTCCCAAACTGCCTCTTTGATTCGTTCATCCACAGCATTCACCTTCGTCCTGATCTTGCTGCAGCTGGTGTCATCCAATTTTAGCAGAACTTTCTGCAATCGATCCATCTCATCGTAGGCAGGTTGTAAGATTTGTGGAGAGTGGGAAACGAGAGAAATGCGAGACGATTGTAGAATACGCTCAATCGTATTCCTGAGAGAAGCCGCCGCACCATAAGCCGCCATAGCGAAATTTTCAAGCCAGAGTAGCTGAGAATACGATTGTGGGCtgcaatttttgaaaatgaaattgttTGCATAAATTAGCTCTGCAGTTTTCCTCCAATATGAAGCTTAAAGTGAACTAAAAAATGAACTAAAATCAGCTGCAATATGAAGCTTCAAATGAACTCTGACAATAACTAAAATAAGCTGCAATATGAAGCTTAAAATAAACTCTGAAATAACTAAAATCAGCTGCAATATGAAGCTTAAAATGAACTAAAAAACCAGCTGCAATATGAAGATTAAAATGAACTACAATCAGCTGCAATCTGAAGCTTTAAATGAACTCTGACAATAACTAAAATAAGCTGCAATATGAAGCCTTAAATGAACTcagaaaataactaaaatcaGCTGCAATCTGAAGCCTAAAATGAACTAAAAAATCAGCTGCAATATGAagattaaaatgaaaaaaattcgGTGTCAGAAATCGCCTAATAAAGAAacggagaaggagctggaaTTTTAATTACCAAATTTAGATCTCAACTGTAACTCTATGAGAGGAGATTGGAGCGAGTCTGCGCGGCAGCAGCTTGGTTTTGTTCGGTGGTGACGAGGTTGTCGGAATAAGATGAATGAAGAAAGGGAATAGGCGGCGCTGCGGGTGAAAACTAGAGAAGAATAAGTGGGTTGGGCctcattatttttaattgagttgggcttaatatacttaattattggGCTTCCAACTAAATATGCTACTTAGAAGAACTTGGGTTAAAGAACTAAGCTACCTAATCTATAATTTACTACTCATAATCTATTCTATACTACATTAAAAGAGCAAAATTTAAGCTTATAGTTTGATTAATAATTGATTGTCTaattaattaggaaagataattaatatatactcgaattaaaattattttactctaattaaaattgtcacatcagtgATAAACACATTAtacttgcccacggtgggtaggtgatcgtttCTTAACTA
The genomic region above belongs to Salvia miltiorrhiza cultivar Shanhuang (shh) chromosome 5, IMPLAD_Smil_shh, whole genome shotgun sequence and contains:
- the LOC131026530 gene encoding uncharacterized protein LOC131026530 isoform X2: MADSTPVDDILEFLRRNNFTNAEAALKCELGSRPDLNGVMDKLKLDSKESSGSRLREEVNGAKLLGEDQQMRDSGRALSESSSAEASKELIVKEVECEAGRYESERKWKSCGTIGEQSMVNASVGTSDKSFTVSKTSDTVLDLYPWKYSTSNGPVTSNEHDDGSAGPNDFLGFEVSRKALFSAEDLDHGKDSSKYGEDVSFPCERRMSWPVGTSKAGDEPKNEKNELKEVGPRRKISGASSKDELADSISNASVRPSLDLWKDCSLKNVFPPFSGEDTSTSHGSASSNTNKTQGKKKRDPYDIRVSVKEQVDEVGRALYLQKAHGVEPKVFGDLDFPLATENQKEELPRLPPVRLKSEDKSFNTHWEEKYERDGLGPKVLDTDDTYLIGAFLDVPIGRDINNSGDGLSESIDYPNEYWDSDEYEDDDDVGYMRQPIEDETWFLAHEVDYPSDNEKGTGHGSIQDPLETEQNKDDEDEQSFADEDSYLSREQYFQSKNVDSVVSSENPVGVSGSKVYRRNQNKVTSQYDGQLMDEEELNLMRAEPVWKGLVSQPNDLLGNGKVMRDRGRLLPDDICMDDDPHGSVRSIGVGINSDAADIGSEVRESLIGGSSEGDLEYDEASASGAGYPQHELDSNTCEGSKYNKNRIRRHNSDNYTLNHDRGAYTQAKNYKDGGFLFPPPRDRQLAQTSPNKSLWSNKANTIVSDGASDLVLANDDMIASWRRKSNDSSPVGSSRDEKYANAGESANSSPSSFSNYGYIERECAKKEADLKAAGERAEDPGASIEDEEAAAVQEQVKQIKAQEDEFETFNLKIVHRKNRTGFEEDKNFHVVLNSVIAGRYHVTEYLGSAAFSKAVQAHDLHSGMDVCVKIIKNNKDFFDQSLDEIKLLKYVNKHDPGDKYHLLRLYDYFYYREHLLIVCELLKANLYEFHKYNRESGGEVYFTMPRLQSITIQVLEALQFLHSLGLIHCDLKPENILVKSYSRCEVKVIDLGSSCFETDHLCSYVQSRSYRAPEVILGLPYDKKIDIWSLGCILAELCTGNVLFQNDSPATLLARVIGIIGPIEQGMLAKGRDSYKYFTKNHMLYERNQETNRLEYLIPKKSSLRHRLPMGDQGFIDFVSHLLEANPTKRPSAAEALKDPWLQYPYEPISS
- the LOC131026530 gene encoding uncharacterized protein LOC131026530 isoform X1, producing MADSTPVDDILEFLRRNNFTNAEAALKCELGSRPDLNGVMDKLKLDSKESSGSRLREEVNGAKLLGEDQQMRDSGRALSESSSAEASKELIVKEVECEAGRYESERKWKSCGTIGEQSMVNASVGTSDKSFTVSKTSDTVLDLYPWKYSTSNGPVTSNEHDDGSAGPNDFLGFEVSRKALFSAEDLDHGKDSSKYGEDVSFPCERRMSWPVGTSKAGDEPKNEKNELKEVGPRRKISGASSKDELADSISNASVRPSLDLWKDCSLKNVFPPFSGEDTSTSHGSASSNTNKTQGKKKRDPYDIRVSVKEQVDEVGRALYLQKAHGVEPKVFGDLDFPLATENQKEELPRLPPVRLKSEDKSFNTHWEEKYERDGLGPKVLDTDDTYLIGAFLDVPIGRDINNSGKRSTGGSWLSVSQGIAEGTTDLVSGFATIGDGLSESIDYPNEYWDSDEYEDDDDVGYMRQPIEDETWFLAHEVDYPSDNEKGTGHGSIQDPLETEQNKDDEDEQSFADEDSYLSREQYFQSKNVDSVVSSENPVGVSGSKVYRRNQNKVTSQYDGQLMDEEELNLMRAEPVWKGLVSQPNDLLGNGKVMRDRGRLLPDDICMDDDPHGSVRSIGVGINSDAADIGSEVRESLIGGSSEGDLEYDEASASGAGYPQHELDSNTCEGSKYNKNRIRRHNSDNYTLNHDRGAYTQAKNYKDGGFLFPPPRDRQLAQTSPNKSLWSNKANTIVSDGASDLVLANDDMIASWRRKSNDSSPVGSSRDEKYANAGESANSSPSSFSNYGYIERECAKKEADLKAAGERAEDPGASIEDEEAAAVQEQVKQIKAQEDEFETFNLKIVHRKNRTGFEEDKNFHVVLNSVIAGRYHVTEYLGSAAFSKAVQAHDLHSGMDVCVKIIKNNKDFFDQSLDEIKLLKYVNKHDPGDKYHLLRLYDYFYYREHLLIVCELLKANLYEFHKYNRESGGEVYFTMPRLQSITIQVLEALQFLHSLGLIHCDLKPENILVKSYSRCEVKVIDLGSSCFETDHLCSYVQSRSYRAPEVILGLPYDKKIDIWSLGCILAELCTGNVLFQNDSPATLLARVIGIIGPIEQGMLAKGRDSYKYFTKNHMLYERNQETNRLEYLIPKKSSLRHRLPMGDQGFIDFVSHLLEANPTKRPSAAEALKDPWLQYPYEPISS